In Streptomyces capitiformicae, one genomic interval encodes:
- a CDS encoding sulfurtransferase TusA family protein, whose protein sequence is MNGPAPPAETALTVDGTGLPCVTLRLRLRQATDGAAPGTVVHVIATDPAAPPDLPAWCHLTGHLYLGPVSGTDRPVCALRLAPDACPTRSDAPWQRVEPAAEPGHFRP, encoded by the coding sequence GTGAACGGGCCCGCCCCGCCCGCAGAAACCGCCCTCACCGTCGACGGCACCGGCCTGCCCTGCGTCACCCTGCGCCTGCGCCTGCGCCAGGCCACCGACGGGGCGGCACCGGGCACCGTCGTCCACGTCATCGCCACCGACCCCGCCGCACCGCCCGACCTGCCCGCCTGGTGCCACCTGACCGGACATCTCTACCTCGGGCCCGTCTCCGGCACCGATCGGCCGGTGTGCGCCCTGAGGCTCGCCCCCGACGCGTGTCCCACCCGCTCGGACGCGCCCTGGCAGCGGGTCGAACCCGCTGCCGAGCCGGGGCATTTTCGGCCGTGA